CATCTTCTGATTGCCTGTTCCTCGTCCGATGCCAGGGCGTCAATCAGCTCATGCTCTATCTCATGCACTCGAGCACGGCAGGTTGCCAGTAAAGCCTTGCCGCTTTCAGTAAGATCGAGATGCTGGATTCGCCCATGGACCGCATGTCGGCGACGAACTATTGAGCCGGCGCGCTCCAAATTAGCGACGATCACGCTAACTGTTTGCGGAGTGAGCAAAGCCAGGCGCGCAAGATCGGCATTGGAATGGCCGGGATAAGCGGCGAGCATAGTCAACACGGAAAACTGAGGCGGTGTAACGTCGAGGTCCGCCAACGCCAGTTCTACCCGGTGCCGATACGCACCAGCCGCCTGCCGTAACAGATATCCGATATAGCCCTTCTCTCCACGTTTACCCTCGCCTGGCTTGGGCAAACGGCCCCTCTGCGGCGACTTGACCATGTTGTAAGAACTCTGATATGTTGTTAGGAGCCTGACTATCTATGATCACTTGAAAGGAGTATTTATGTCAACTGGGCACCCGCGCGTGGATTATCAAACATTCCTAAAGTCCGCCCCAGACGCGTATGCGGCGCTCTTGGCCTTGGGGAAAGTGGTAGGTGATTCCGGTCTGGACAAGCATCTGACGGAACTGGTCAAGATCCGGGTCTCGCAAATCAATGGTTGCGCCTTCTGCATCCAACATCATCTGAACGTTGCCCGAAAGGCGGGCGTTGAGAGCGCGAAACTTGATTTGGTCGCTGCCTGGCAGGATGCCGGGGTCTTTTCGGAGCGGGAGTCCGCCGCTCTTGCCTGGGCCGAGTCTCTGACTGCGGTGGCTACACAAGGCGCATCTGACAAATCCTACGAAGCTCTACGCGAACATTTCACGGAGACGGAAGTGATATTTTTGA
This portion of the Acidibrevibacterium fodinaquatile genome encodes:
- a CDS encoding MarR family winged helix-turn-helix transcriptional regulator — encoded protein: MVKSPQRGRLPKPGEGKRGEKGYIGYLLRQAAGAYRHRVELALADLDVTPPQFSVLTMLAAYPGHSNADLARLALLTPQTVSVIVANLERAGSIVRRRHAVHGRIQHLDLTESGKALLATCRARVHEIEHELIDALASDEEQAIRRWLVRVATTEVA
- a CDS encoding carboxymuconolactone decarboxylase family protein, whose translation is MSTGHPRVDYQTFLKSAPDAYAALLALGKVVGDSGLDKHLTELVKIRVSQINGCAFCIQHHLNVARKAGVESAKLDLVAAWQDAGVFSERESAALAWAESLTAVATQGASDKSYEALREHFTETEVIFLTVAIGTINNWNRIGVALRFSPQLPHRPART